A genomic stretch from Croceibacterium aestuarii includes:
- the nuoF gene encoding NADH-quinone oxidoreductase subunit NuoF: protein MSLADKDRIFTNLYGFQDWGLKAAEHRGDWDDTKTLMAVGQDAIIDEIKASGLRGRGGAGFPTGMKWSFMPKESKDGRPSFLVINADESEPGSCKDREILRHDPHKLIEGALVAGYAMRARAAYIYVRGEYIRETETLRKAVAEAYDAGLLGKNAAGSGYDFDVFVHRGAGAYICGEETAMIESLEGKKGQPRLKPPFPAGAGLYGCPTTVNNVESIAVVPTILRRGASWFASFGREGNKGTKLFQISGHVDKPCVVEEAMSIPFRELIEKHCGGITGGWDNLLAVIPGGSSVPLVPAEQIMDCPMDFDGLKEVGSGLGTAAVIVMDKSTDIVRAISRISAFYKHESCGQCTPCREGTGWMWRVMERLRVGDSSLEEIDMLYQVTKQVEGHTICALGDAAAWPIQGLLKHFRPELERRISERQGEFAQAAE, encoded by the coding sequence ATGAGCCTCGCCGACAAGGACCGCATCTTTACCAACCTCTACGGCTTCCAGGACTGGGGCTTGAAGGCGGCCGAACATCGCGGCGACTGGGACGACACCAAGACGCTGATGGCCGTCGGGCAGGACGCGATCATCGACGAGATCAAGGCCAGCGGCCTGCGCGGGCGCGGCGGGGCGGGCTTCCCGACCGGCATGAAGTGGTCTTTCATGCCCAAGGAGAGCAAGGACGGCCGGCCGAGCTTCCTGGTCATCAACGCCGACGAATCCGAACCCGGTTCCTGCAAGGACCGCGAGATCCTGCGCCACGATCCGCACAAGCTGATCGAAGGCGCGCTGGTCGCCGGCTATGCGATGCGCGCGCGCGCCGCATACATCTACGTGCGCGGCGAATACATTCGCGAGACCGAGACCCTGCGCAAGGCCGTGGCCGAGGCTTACGACGCGGGACTGCTGGGCAAGAACGCGGCCGGCTCGGGTTACGACTTCGACGTCTTCGTCCACCGCGGGGCGGGCGCATACATCTGCGGTGAGGAAACCGCGATGATCGAAAGTCTCGAAGGCAAGAAGGGCCAGCCGCGCCTCAAGCCGCCGTTTCCGGCCGGCGCCGGCCTCTATGGTTGCCCGACCACGGTCAACAACGTCGAATCGATCGCCGTCGTCCCGACCATCCTGCGCCGCGGCGCCAGCTGGTTCGCCAGCTTCGGGCGCGAGGGCAACAAGGGCACCAAGCTGTTCCAGATCTCCGGCCATGTCGACAAGCCGTGCGTTGTCGAAGAGGCGATGAGCATCCCGTTCCGCGAGCTGATCGAGAAGCATTGCGGCGGCATCACCGGAGGGTGGGACAACCTGCTGGCGGTGATCCCAGGCGGCTCCTCGGTCCCGCTGGTCCCGGCGGAGCAGATCATGGACTGCCCGATGGACTTCGACGGGCTGAAGGAAGTCGGCTCGGGCCTCGGCACCGCGGCGGTCATCGTCATGGACAAGTCGACCGACATCGTCCGCGCGATCAGCCGCATCAGCGCCTTCTACAAGCACGAATCCTGCGGCCAGTGCACCCCGTGCCGCGAAGGCACCGGGTGGATGTGGCGCGTGATGGAGCGCCTACGCGTCGGCGACAGCTCGCTCGAAGAGATCGACATGCTCTATCAGGTGACCAAGCAGGTCGAGGGCCACACCATCTGCGCCCTCGGCGATGCCGCGGCCTGGCCGATCCAGGGACTGCTCAAGCACTTCCGGCCGGAGCTCGAACGGCGCATTTCCGAACGGCAAGGCGAGTTCGCGCAAGCGGCGGAGTAG
- a CDS encoding complex I 24 kDa subunit family protein: MAERAPHPDTSELRERWGNFAWTEENASKASEIVKRYPEGRQRSAVMPFLDLAQRQVGAETNTQGWLPIPVIEFVARELDMPVIRVLEVATFYTMYNLAPVGRFHVQVCGTTPCMLRGSDEIIATCFKRGMKPGHTTEDGLWTFTEVECMGNCATAPMVQINDANYEDLTPERMDAILDALARGETPKEGTQEPGRHTSEPLGGPTTLKDMVTENHDYRDEWA; the protein is encoded by the coding sequence ATGGCTGAACGAGCACCCCACCCCGACACGTCCGAGCTGCGCGAGCGCTGGGGCAACTTCGCCTGGACCGAAGAGAACGCGTCGAAGGCGAGCGAGATCGTCAAGCGCTATCCCGAAGGACGGCAGCGCTCTGCGGTCATGCCGTTTCTCGACCTCGCCCAGCGTCAGGTCGGGGCGGAAACGAACACGCAGGGCTGGCTGCCGATCCCGGTGATCGAATTCGTCGCGCGCGAGCTCGACATGCCGGTGATCCGCGTGCTCGAGGTCGCGACGTTCTATACCATGTACAACCTGGCGCCGGTCGGGCGCTTCCACGTGCAGGTCTGCGGCACCACGCCGTGCATGCTGCGCGGTTCGGACGAGATCATCGCCACCTGCTTCAAGCGCGGGATGAAGCCGGGTCACACGACCGAGGATGGACTGTGGACCTTCACCGAGGTCGAATGCATGGGCAACTGCGCAACCGCGCCGATGGTGCAGATCAACGATGCCAATTACGAGGACCTGACGCCCGAGCGGATGGACGCGATCCTCGACGCGCTCGCTCGTGGCGAGACGCCGAAGGAAGGCACGCAGGAACCCGGCCGCCACACCAGCGAACCGCTCGGCGGACCGACCACGCTCAAGGACATGGTCACCGAAAACCACGATTACCGGGATGAGTGGGCATGA
- a CDS encoding NADH-quinone oxidoreductase subunit D, whose protein sequence is MGGLTIEQSPTTGDEVITNYTINFGPQHPAAHGVLRMVMELDGEIIERIDPHIGLLHRGTEKLIEYKTYLQALPYFDRLDYCSPLCMEHSYVLAIEKLLNLEVPLRAQYLRVLFAELTRICNHMLNLGSHVMDVGAMTPNLWLFEIREDCLNFFERASGARMHMAWFRPGGVHEDVPLKLLTDIADWIDNRLFQLFEDAISLVADNRIFKQRNVDIAVVSKDDAVAWGFSGPMIRAAGLPWDLRKSQPYDVYDRMDFDVPVGTNSDCYDRFMVRVEEVRQSARIMKQCLAEMPEGPIASDDRKVVPPKRGEMKQSMEALIHHFKLYTEGFHVPAGEVYVATESPKGEFGVYLVSDGSNKPYRCKIRPTAFSHLQAMDFMSKGHMLPDATAILGAIDVVFGECDR, encoded by the coding sequence ATGGGCGGACTGACGATCGAACAATCGCCGACGACCGGCGACGAGGTGATCACCAACTACACGATCAACTTCGGGCCGCAGCATCCGGCGGCGCACGGCGTGCTCCGCATGGTCATGGAGCTCGACGGCGAGATCATCGAGCGGATCGATCCGCATATCGGCCTGCTCCACCGCGGCACCGAGAAGCTGATCGAGTACAAGACGTACCTCCAGGCGCTGCCTTACTTCGACCGGCTCGATTACTGCAGCCCGCTGTGCATGGAGCACAGCTACGTCCTCGCCATCGAGAAGTTGCTCAACCTAGAGGTTCCGCTGCGGGCGCAGTACTTGCGCGTGCTGTTCGCCGAGCTGACCCGCATCTGCAACCACATGCTCAATCTCGGCAGCCATGTGATGGACGTCGGCGCGATGACGCCCAACCTGTGGCTGTTCGAAATTCGCGAGGATTGCCTCAACTTCTTCGAACGCGCTTCGGGCGCGCGCATGCACATGGCCTGGTTCCGCCCGGGCGGGGTGCACGAGGACGTGCCGCTCAAGCTGCTGACCGATATCGCCGACTGGATCGACAACCGGCTGTTCCAGCTGTTCGAGGACGCCATCAGCCTGGTCGCCGACAACCGCATCTTCAAGCAGCGCAACGTCGATATTGCCGTGGTGAGCAAGGACGACGCAGTCGCCTGGGGCTTTTCAGGCCCGATGATCCGCGCCGCGGGCCTGCCATGGGACCTGCGCAAGAGCCAGCCCTACGACGTCTACGACCGGATGGACTTCGACGTGCCCGTCGGCACCAACTCGGATTGCTACGATCGTTTCATGGTCCGCGTCGAGGAAGTGCGCCAGTCCGCGCGCATCATGAAGCAGTGTCTCGCCGAAATGCCCGAAGGCCCGATCGCCAGCGACGACCGCAAGGTTGTCCCGCCCAAGCGCGGCGAAATGAAGCAGTCGATGGAAGCGCTGATCCACCACTTCAAACTCTATACAGAGGGCTTCCACGTCCCCGCGGGCGAGGTCTACGTCGCCACCGAAAGTCCCAAGGGCGAATTCGGCGTCTACCTGGTCAGCGACGGCAGCAACAAACCCTACCGCTGCAAGATCCGCCCGACCGCCTTCAGCCACCTGCAGGCGATGGACTTTATGTCCAAGGGCCACATGCTGCCCGACGCAACCGCCATCCTCGGCGCGATCGACGTGGTGTTCGGGGAGTGCGACCGGTGA
- a CDS encoding NADH-quinone oxidoreductase subunit C produces MAAVLHPAPKISSNEGVRDALVKALGKNVLASKEEHGEIVIGVSREGIEDALRTLRDEHAYQQLMDIAGVDYPEREERFEVVYILLSLTKNHRIMVKVRAAEDTPVPTVTRLWPNAGWLEREVFDMYGVLFDGNTDLRRILTDYGFEGHPQRKDFPLTGYQELRYSEEERRVVYEPVELAQDFRSFDFMSPWEGADYVLPGDEKAAEPVPSPNPQKVEEPSGKVDTKAPETRGGPGTSVPKTTESPAQTGAGAKTDKKAAKRRAPAKKSSGSPAGQGDADPAPINTGVDAPDAPDPTEDRPARKPRKASGRDTKPSTETKKGKS; encoded by the coding sequence ATGGCCGCCGTCCTGCATCCCGCCCCGAAGATTTCTTCGAACGAAGGCGTGCGCGATGCGCTGGTGAAGGCGCTCGGCAAGAACGTGCTCGCCAGTAAGGAAGAGCACGGCGAGATCGTAATCGGCGTAAGCCGCGAGGGCATCGAGGATGCCCTGCGTACGCTGCGCGACGAGCACGCCTACCAGCAGCTAATGGATATTGCCGGGGTCGACTACCCGGAGCGGGAAGAGCGCTTCGAGGTCGTCTACATCCTGCTCAGCCTAACCAAGAACCATCGCATCATGGTCAAGGTCCGCGCCGCCGAGGATACCCCGGTGCCAACCGTCACGAGGCTGTGGCCCAACGCCGGCTGGCTCGAGCGCGAGGTGTTCGACATGTACGGGGTGCTGTTCGACGGCAACACCGACCTGCGCCGCATCCTCACCGACTACGGCTTCGAAGGTCACCCGCAGCGCAAGGACTTCCCGCTGACCGGATACCAGGAGCTGCGCTACTCCGAGGAGGAGCGCAGGGTGGTCTATGAGCCTGTCGAACTGGCGCAGGATTTCCGCAGCTTCGATTTCATGAGCCCGTGGGAGGGCGCCGACTACGTGCTTCCCGGCGACGAGAAAGCGGCCGAACCCGTGCCTTCGCCCAACCCGCAGAAAGTCGAGGAACCGAGCGGCAAGGTCGACACCAAGGCCCCGGAAACGCGCGGGGGACCTGGAACGAGCGTTCCGAAGACGACCGAGAGCCCCGCGCAGACCGGCGCCGGCGCCAAGACCGACAAGAAGGCCGCGAAGCGGCGTGCTCCGGCGAAGAAGAGCTCCGGCTCTCCGGCGGGGCAGGGCGATGCGGATCCCGCCCCGATCAATACCGGCGTCGACGCCCCCGACGCCCCGGACCCGACCGAAGATCGCCCCGCGCGCAAGCCGCGCAAGGCCAGCGGCCGGGACACCAAGCCGTCCACCGAAACGAAGAAGGGCAAGTCGTGA
- a CDS encoding NuoB/complex I 20 kDa subunit family protein: MPGADYYNALQTEVNDKGFLVTSTEELFQWARTGSLWWMTFGLACCAVEMIHVNMPRYDMERFGVAPRASPRQSDVMIVAGTLCNKMAPALRKVYDQMSDPKYVISMGSCANGGGYYHYSYSVVRGCDRIVPVDIYVPGCPPTAEALLYGVMQLQRKIRREGTIER, translated from the coding sequence ATGCCCGGTGCGGATTATTACAACGCCCTCCAGACCGAGGTGAACGACAAGGGTTTCCTCGTCACCAGCACCGAGGAGCTGTTCCAGTGGGCTCGCACGGGTTCGCTGTGGTGGATGACCTTCGGCCTCGCCTGCTGCGCGGTCGAGATGATTCACGTCAACATGCCGCGTTACGACATGGAGCGCTTCGGCGTCGCCCCGCGCGCCAGCCCGCGCCAGTCTGACGTGATGATCGTGGCCGGCACGCTGTGCAACAAGATGGCCCCGGCGCTGCGTAAGGTCTACGACCAGATGTCGGACCCCAAGTACGTCATCAGCATGGGCAGCTGCGCCAACGGCGGCGGCTATTACCATTACAGCTACAGCGTCGTGCGCGGGTGCGACCGGATCGTCCCGGTCGACATCTACGTCCCCGGCTGCCCGCCGACCGCCGAGGCGCTTCTCTACGGCGTGATGCAGCTCCAGCGGAAGATCCGCCGCGAAGGGACGATCGAACGGTGA
- the ndhC gene encoding NADH-quinone oxidoreductase subunit A has product MVDLSQYLPILIFLGIAAALSALFVFLPMGVSRLTGSYQPNAEKLSEYECGFPAFEDPRSQFDVRFYLIAILFIVFDLEAAFLFPWAVSLDVTGWPGWITMMVFLFELAVGLAYAWKKGALEWE; this is encoded by the coding sequence TTGGTCGACCTTTCACAATACCTGCCGATCCTGATTTTCCTCGGCATCGCCGCGGCGCTCTCCGCGTTGTTTGTCTTCCTGCCGATGGGCGTTTCGCGCCTGACCGGCTCGTATCAGCCGAACGCCGAGAAGCTGAGCGAGTACGAATGCGGCTTTCCCGCCTTCGAGGATCCGCGCAGCCAGTTCGACGTGCGTTTCTATCTTATTGCCATCCTGTTCATCGTCTTCGATCTGGAAGCGGCGTTCCTGTTCCCGTGGGCGGTGAGCCTCGATGTGACCGGCTGGCCCGGCTGGATCACGATGATGGTGTTCCTGTTCGAGCTGGCGGTCGGTCTTGCCTACGCCTGGAAGAAGGGAGCGCTGGAATGGGAGTAA
- a CDS encoding acetyl-CoA C-acyltransferase, which yields MAQFSQSDPIVILSYARTPMGGMMGVLSDASATDLGATAVKAAVERAGVAGEDIDRIYMGCVLPAGLGQAPARQAGIKAGLPKSVQATTVNKVCGSGMQTVIMGSEALASGTVDVVVAGGMESMTNAPYLLKKHRVGARLGHDTAYDHMFLDGLEDAYENGRAMGTFAQETANEYQLTREDMDAYSIESLRRAVAAIDEGKFDGEVVPVTMSTRKGEVVVDKDEQPHKGRPEKIPMLKPAFAKDGTITAATSSSISDGAAALVISRESVAKDKGLTPVAKIVGMSAHAQEPAAFTTAPVGAIQKLLKQLDWSVEDVELWEVNEAFACVTMFAMHDIGIPHDKINVNGGGTALGHPIGASGTRIIVTLLNALQKQGKKRGIASLCIGGGEGTAVAVEMC from the coding sequence ATGGCCCAGTTTTCGCAGTCCGACCCGATCGTCATCCTCAGCTACGCGCGCACCCCGATGGGAGGCATGATGGGCGTCCTGTCCGATGCCTCGGCGACCGATCTGGGCGCGACCGCGGTCAAGGCCGCGGTCGAGCGCGCCGGCGTCGCCGGCGAGGACATCGACCGCATCTACATGGGCTGCGTGCTGCCGGCCGGTCTCGGCCAGGCTCCGGCGCGCCAGGCCGGGATCAAGGCCGGGCTGCCCAAGTCGGTCCAGGCGACCACCGTCAACAAGGTCTGCGGCAGCGGCATGCAGACCGTCATCATGGGCAGCGAAGCGCTCGCCTCCGGCACGGTCGACGTAGTCGTCGCCGGCGGTATGGAGAGCATGACCAACGCCCCCTATTTGCTCAAGAAGCACCGCGTCGGCGCGCGCCTCGGCCATGACACGGCTTATGACCACATGTTCCTCGACGGGCTCGAAGACGCCTACGAAAACGGCCGGGCCATGGGCACGTTCGCGCAGGAAACCGCCAACGAATACCAGCTTACCCGCGAGGACATGGACGCCTATTCGATCGAATCGCTGCGCCGCGCGGTCGCCGCGATCGACGAGGGCAAGTTCGACGGCGAGGTGGTTCCGGTGACGATGTCCACCCGCAAGGGCGAGGTCGTCGTCGACAAGGACGAACAGCCCCACAAGGGCCGCCCGGAGAAGATCCCGATGCTGAAGCCCGCGTTCGCCAAGGATGGCACGATTACAGCGGCGACGTCGAGCTCGATCTCCGACGGTGCCGCGGCCCTGGTCATAAGCCGCGAGAGCGTGGCTAAGGACAAGGGCCTGACCCCGGTTGCGAAAATCGTGGGCATGAGCGCCCACGCCCAGGAACCCGCGGCCTTCACCACCGCCCCGGTCGGCGCGATCCAGAAGCTCCTCAAGCAACTCGACTGGAGCGTCGAGGACGTCGAGCTGTGGGAAGTGAACGAAGCCTTCGCGTGCGTGACGATGTTCGCCATGCACGACATCGGCATCCCGCACGACAAGATCAACGTCAACGGCGGCGGCACCGCGCTCGGCCACCCGATCGGGGCGAGCGGCACGCGCATCATCGTCACCCTTCTCAACGCGCTCCAAAAGCAGGGCAAGAAGCGCGGCATCGCTTCGCTGTGCATCGGCGGCGGCGAAGGCACCGCAGTGGCCGTGGAAATGTGCTGA
- a CDS encoding SH3 domain-containing protein, with the protein MRLILPFVFLLVFAVPAGAQDRETPYWASLRAEVANMRVGPSENFPIDWVYKRKGLPVKVVRVMEGWRLVVDQDGAQGWFYAPLLSPERAAVIIGKGLAAIRAAPAADAALRWKAEPGVVGKLGDCQQDWCEFDAAGRKGWVAAERLWGDGEP; encoded by the coding sequence ATGCGTTTGATTCTCCCGTTCGTGTTCCTCCTGGTCTTCGCGGTCCCGGCGGGCGCTCAGGACCGCGAAACGCCCTACTGGGCCTCGCTTCGAGCCGAGGTCGCGAATATGCGCGTCGGGCCGAGCGAGAACTTCCCCATCGACTGGGTCTACAAGCGCAAGGGCCTGCCGGTGAAGGTGGTGCGCGTGATGGAAGGTTGGCGCCTGGTCGTCGACCAGGACGGCGCACAGGGCTGGTTCTATGCCCCGTTGCTGAGCCCCGAGCGCGCCGCCGTGATCATCGGCAAAGGCCTCGCGGCGATCAGGGCTGCACCGGCGGCAGACGCTGCGCTGCGCTGGAAGGCCGAACCGGGCGTGGTCGGCAAGCTGGGCGATTGCCAGCAGGACTGGTGCGAATTCGATGCCGCCGGTCGCAAGGGCTGGGTCGCGGCCGAACGACTCTGGGGCGACGGCGAACCCTGA